A genomic segment from Streptomyces sp. NBC_01233 encodes:
- a CDS encoding sensor histidine kinase, whose amino-acid sequence MHALSSLRWKIALTTTAVCCMVAAVLGILVHNVVSEQIVGAVRKDADTALEHALSHYEYGTTHGDVNIVLDPPQLPGLLRELVARGDTGSMVGSYDGKPVMWAAAPADEQALAVWIPFQGTRSRLRDIDTAILASAALAAGVVALAGLFLADRISRRLATTAAVARRISAGDLDARVGFPSRVDDQRPGRRSRDRDEVRDVAHALDSMAGSLQDRLEAEKRFTADVAHELRTPLTGSLAAAALLPEGRPKEMINDRLKALHLLTEDLLEISRLDSGVERADLARVELGRAVERAVAGAGPAASVRVVRDAVVLTDRRRLDRILANLLVNAHKHGRPPIEVNVEGPVVTVRDHGPGYPPELIEQGPQRFRTGDPGRGRGHGLGLTIVVGQAAVLEIALSFANAPDGGALTTLRLPVGRLPDGS is encoded by the coding sequence ATGCACGCGCTGAGCAGCCTCCGCTGGAAGATCGCCCTGACCACCACGGCGGTGTGCTGCATGGTCGCCGCGGTGCTCGGGATCCTGGTGCACAACGTGGTCTCCGAGCAGATCGTCGGCGCGGTCCGCAAGGACGCGGACACGGCACTGGAGCACGCCCTCAGCCACTACGAGTACGGCACCACGCACGGCGACGTGAACATCGTCCTCGACCCGCCCCAGCTGCCCGGCCTGCTGCGTGAACTCGTCGCCCGCGGCGACACCGGCAGCATGGTCGGCTCGTACGACGGCAAGCCCGTCATGTGGGCCGCCGCCCCCGCCGACGAACAGGCACTCGCCGTCTGGATCCCGTTCCAGGGCACCCGCAGCCGACTGCGGGACATCGACACCGCGATCCTCGCCTCCGCGGCGCTCGCCGCCGGTGTGGTGGCGCTGGCCGGCCTCTTCCTCGCCGACCGGATCAGCCGGCGGCTCGCGACCACCGCCGCCGTGGCCCGCAGGATCAGCGCCGGGGACCTGGACGCCCGGGTGGGCTTTCCCTCCCGCGTGGACGACCAGCGCCCGGGACGCCGCTCCCGGGACCGGGACGAGGTACGGGACGTGGCGCACGCACTGGACTCGATGGCCGGGTCCCTCCAGGACCGGCTGGAGGCGGAGAAGCGCTTCACGGCGGACGTCGCACACGAGCTGCGGACCCCGCTCACCGGCTCACTGGCCGCGGCGGCGCTGCTGCCCGAGGGCCGCCCCAAGGAAATGATCAACGACCGGCTGAAGGCCCTGCACCTGCTGACCGAGGACCTGCTGGAGATCTCCCGGCTGGACTCGGGCGTGGAGCGGGCCGATCTGGCCCGCGTGGAACTCGGCCGGGCCGTGGAGCGGGCCGTCGCGGGGGCCGGGCCGGCCGCCTCGGTACGGGTGGTCCGGGACGCGGTGGTCCTCACCGACCGGCGGCGCCTCGACCGGATCCTGGCGAACCTGCTGGTCAACGCCCACAAACACGGCCGGCCGCCGATCGAGGTGAACGTGGAGGGCCCGGTGGTGACGGTCCGCGACCACGGACCCGGCTATCCGCCCGAACTGATCGAGCAGGGCCCCCAGCGGTTCCGCACCGGAGACCCGGGGCGCGGACGCGGTCACGGGCTGGGGCTCACGATCGTGGTGGGGCAGGCGGCGGTGCTGGAGATCGCGCTGAGCTTCGCCAACGCGCCCGACGGGGGCGCGCTGACGACGCTCAGGCTTCCGGTCGGGCGGTTGCCGGACGGAAGTTGA
- a CDS encoding FUSC family protein translates to MSTERTEHISSRRARHHPLAPPAWLLQGLKPSTAPIPWAAVARAAVALSVPLAVGFALDEPEYGALVSMGALSGVIGDTADAYRMRVLNIAVPQLFGAVGVALGTLVYGHGWLAVGVLTLIALVSGMISSIGTVASVSGLLLLLNAVIGAGIPMPEPWWTAPLLLSAGGLFVLALSLLGWPLRGRQPERAAVAATYRALADALEAAGRPGSAYDERRLEVTQTLNQAYDLVLGRRARVHGRSPSLVRMLAQLNVVIPLVEAAPAAHLRGRPLPPEIPATVRSLATAVEEGRTGTPVLDLPAAHTPAERAVDGALRHAARIVYLAEPDPYNVDDRLGRPAALRVRARRAVRDMVLSRASWRYGLRLALCIGLAQVLVSVIEFERSYWVALTVTFVLKPDFGSVFSRAVLRALGTAGGLVIAAAVLAEVPRGWAVVPVMMVLAGLIPAFSVKGYAFQTAAITPVILLLSDMLNHQGFDLIRPRLLDSLIGCAITLVAGYLLWPESWHTRIGDRLADTVYDAARYVERAFAPAADEAAHAAARTARLQARRRIYRDLSGVRSEFQRALTEPPPTGARAAAWWPLVVAVERIVDATTAARVRVNHGATPPDPDEVEGIARQLRELAGRVRSSTIPVRVEAEPPGDMSSVLAPVHQEVAAARAIARPEP, encoded by the coding sequence ATGAGCACCGAACGCACCGAACACATATCGTCGCGGCGAGCCCGGCACCATCCGCTGGCTCCCCCCGCCTGGCTCCTCCAGGGGCTGAAGCCGAGCACCGCGCCGATCCCCTGGGCCGCCGTGGCCCGGGCGGCGGTCGCCCTGTCCGTCCCGCTCGCCGTGGGCTTCGCCCTGGACGAGCCCGAATACGGCGCGCTCGTCTCCATGGGGGCCCTCTCCGGGGTCATCGGCGACACCGCCGACGCCTACCGGATGCGGGTCCTCAACATCGCCGTCCCGCAACTCTTCGGCGCCGTCGGCGTGGCCCTGGGCACCCTGGTCTACGGCCACGGCTGGCTGGCCGTCGGCGTGCTCACCCTCATCGCCCTGGTCTCCGGGATGATCTCCTCCATCGGCACGGTCGCCTCCGTGTCCGGGCTGCTGCTCCTGCTCAACGCCGTGATCGGCGCCGGAATCCCGATGCCGGAGCCCTGGTGGACGGCCCCGCTGCTGCTGAGCGCGGGCGGACTGTTCGTGCTGGCGCTCAGCCTGCTGGGCTGGCCGCTGCGCGGCAGGCAGCCCGAGCGGGCCGCGGTCGCCGCCACCTACCGGGCCCTGGCCGACGCCCTGGAGGCCGCCGGACGCCCCGGCTCCGCCTACGACGAGCGCCGCCTGGAGGTCACCCAAACCCTCAACCAGGCCTACGACCTGGTGCTGGGCCGCCGGGCCCGGGTACACGGGCGCAGCCCCTCGCTGGTGCGGATGCTGGCCCAGCTCAACGTGGTGATCCCGCTCGTGGAGGCCGCGCCCGCCGCACACCTGCGCGGCAGGCCGCTGCCGCCCGAGATCCCGGCGACCGTACGGTCCCTCGCCACCGCCGTCGAGGAGGGCCGCACCGGAACCCCCGTACTGGATCTGCCCGCCGCGCACACCCCGGCCGAGCGGGCCGTCGACGGGGCCCTGCGCCATGCGGCCAGGATCGTGTACCTCGCCGAACCGGATCCGTACAACGTGGACGACCGCCTCGGCCGGCCCGCGGCGCTGCGGGTGCGGGCCCGGCGGGCCGTGCGCGACATGGTGCTCTCCAGGGCCTCCTGGCGGTACGGGCTGCGGCTCGCGCTGTGCATCGGGCTCGCGCAGGTGCTCGTATCGGTGATCGAGTTCGAACGCTCCTACTGGGTCGCGCTGACCGTCACCTTCGTCCTCAAGCCCGACTTCGGGTCGGTGTTCTCCCGGGCCGTACTGCGCGCGCTCGGCACCGCCGGAGGGCTGGTCATCGCGGCCGCCGTACTCGCCGAGGTACCGCGCGGCTGGGCGGTCGTGCCGGTGATGATGGTGCTCGCCGGGCTGATCCCGGCCTTCTCGGTCAAGGGGTACGCCTTCCAGACCGCCGCGATCACCCCGGTGATCCTGCTGCTCTCGGACATGCTCAACCACCAGGGCTTCGACCTGATCCGGCCCCGGCTGCTGGACAGCCTGATCGGCTGCGCCATCACCCTCGTCGCGGGATACCTGCTGTGGCCCGAGAGCTGGCACACCCGGATCGGGGACCGGCTCGCCGACACCGTGTACGACGCAGCCCGCTACGTGGAACGGGCCTTCGCGCCGGCCGCCGACGAGGCCGCGCACGCGGCGGCGCGCACCGCCCGCCTCCAGGCCCGGCGGCGCATCTACCGCGACCTGTCGGGCGTACGCAGCGAGTTCCAGCGGGCCCTGACCGAGCCGCCGCCGACGGGGGCGCGGGCCGCCGCCTGGTGGCCGCTGGTGGTCGCCGTCGAGCGGATCGTGGACGCGACCACCGCCGCGCGGGTCCGGGTCAACCACGGCGCAACGCCGCCGGACCCGGACGAGGTGGAGGGGATCGCACGCCAGCTGCGCGAACTGGCCGGGCGGGTCCGCAGCAGCACCATCCCGGTACGCGTCGAGGCGGAGCCCCCGGGCGACATGTCGAGCGTCCTGGCCCCCGTCCACCAGGAGGTCGCGGCGGCCCGCGCCATCGCCCGGCCGGAGCCCTGA
- a CDS encoding RrF2 family transcriptional regulator: MSEGVEWALHSCVNLAWSGPDRAVSAARLAAWHDLPAAYLNKQLQALARAGIVTSAPGPRGGFKLARPLAAISLMDVVAAVEGPEEAFRCAEIRRQGPGAGEPAADAADCAIARAMTRAELAWRRALAAQNLDEIRQQAERQAPEAPARLRAWLATR; the protein is encoded by the coding sequence ATGAGCGAGGGCGTCGAGTGGGCGCTGCACAGCTGCGTCAACCTGGCCTGGAGCGGCCCGGACCGGGCCGTGTCGGCGGCGCGGCTGGCCGCGTGGCACGACCTGCCCGCCGCCTACCTCAACAAGCAGCTGCAGGCGCTGGCCCGGGCGGGCATCGTCACCTCCGCCCCCGGTCCCCGGGGCGGCTTCAAGCTGGCCCGCCCGCTCGCCGCCATCTCGCTCATGGACGTGGTCGCCGCCGTCGAGGGGCCCGAGGAGGCCTTCCGGTGCGCGGAGATCCGCCGGCAGGGCCCCGGCGCCGGCGAACCGGCGGCCGATGCCGCCGACTGCGCCATCGCGCGCGCCATGACCCGGGCCGAACTGGCCTGGCGCAGGGCGCTGGCCGCACAGAACCTCGACGAGATCCGGCAGCAGGCCGAACGGCAGGCCCCCGAGGCCCCGGCGCGGCTCCGCGCCTGGCTCGCCACGCGGTAG
- a CDS encoding RidA family protein, producing MTRSIINPAGLHTPTDYGYSHIVSAPGEQVFIAGQYGCDESGHVVSGDFADQVERAFANLRTALAAVGLGPADVVRIGTYIVGHDQRKLEVLLKQLHATWGTELPAQTLIGVASLALPGMLFEIDAVAVRTP from the coding sequence ATGACGCGCAGCATCATCAATCCGGCAGGACTCCACACCCCGACCGACTACGGCTACAGCCACATCGTCTCCGCCCCCGGCGAGCAGGTCTTCATAGCCGGCCAGTACGGCTGTGACGAGAGCGGCCACGTCGTCTCCGGGGACTTCGCCGACCAGGTGGAGCGGGCCTTCGCGAACCTCCGGACGGCCCTCGCGGCCGTCGGCCTCGGTCCCGCCGACGTCGTGCGCATCGGCACGTACATCGTCGGCCACGACCAGCGGAAGCTGGAGGTCCTCCTCAAGCAGCTGCACGCCACCTGGGGCACCGAACTGCCCGCCCAGACCCTGATCGGGGTGGCCTCGCTCGCCCTGCCCGGCATGCTCTTCGAGATCGACGCCGTGGCGGTGCGCACGCCCTGA
- a CDS encoding class F sortase, with amino-acid sequence MPRAQWVVASLTVALLSTGIVVLQRTEGAKPAAVTTDDALPSRALGLSGHRRLVRELEQSGQHAPGRGERSPRTAAGPLRTVTGPLRAARPLRLRIPSLGVDVPLTGERDEVSWDTDGPAPGAAGTAVVTGEGLRLGELRRGRTIEIPRADSRTAVFTVVRVSPGGTSAREDPAGRPQLRLLGGETAVLARLTGQRRTR; translated from the coding sequence ATGCCCCGCGCCCAGTGGGTCGTCGCCTCGCTGACGGTGGCTCTGTTGTCCACCGGCATCGTGGTGTTGCAACGGACCGAGGGCGCCAAGCCCGCAGCCGTGACCACCGACGACGCGCTTCCCTCGCGGGCGCTGGGACTGTCCGGACACCGCCGGCTCGTGCGGGAGCTGGAGCAGTCCGGGCAGCACGCCCCCGGCCGGGGGGAGCGGTCGCCGAGAACCGCCGCCGGGCCGCTGCGGACGGTCACGGGCCCCCTGCGGGCCGCACGGCCGCTGCGGTTGAGGATCCCGAGCCTGGGCGTCGACGTGCCTTTGACCGGCGAGCGCGACGAGGTCTCCTGGGACACCGACGGTCCCGCACCCGGGGCGGCGGGAACCGCCGTGGTCACCGGAGAAGGGCTGCGCCTCGGCGAGCTGCGGCGGGGCCGGACCATCGAGATCCCCCGCGCGGACAGCCGTACGGCCGTGTTCACCGTCGTACGGGTCTCCCCCGGCGGGACCTCCGCCCGCGAGGATCCGGCCGGCCGGCCCCAACTGCGGCTGCTCGGCGGCGAGACCGCCGTGCTGGCCCGGCTGACCGGGCAGCGCCGCACCCGCTGA
- a CDS encoding CbtA family protein: protein MNVSPRTLLVRGMLAGLLAGVAAFLVAYLLGESKVDAAIAIEEAAAAGHDHGEEAPVSRALQATAGLGTGVLLYAVALGGIAALVYCYALGRIGRFGPRATAALVTAALFVTVTLMPFFKYPANPPAVGDPETAARRTALHLLMIALSALLAAGALILGRRLAPKLGNGNASIVAGGAFVLVIGVSYAVLPGINEVPAGFPAALIWDFRLASLAIQTALWTTFGLAFGYLAERALAPASPPKEAVQPTS from the coding sequence ATGAACGTTTCCCCCCGCACACTGCTCGTCAGGGGCATGCTCGCCGGTCTGCTGGCCGGTGTGGCCGCCTTCCTCGTCGCGTACCTCCTCGGTGAATCCAAGGTGGACGCGGCGATCGCGATCGAAGAGGCCGCCGCGGCCGGACACGACCACGGTGAGGAGGCCCCGGTCAGCCGGGCCCTCCAGGCCACGGCCGGGCTCGGCACCGGCGTCCTGCTCTACGCGGTGGCGCTCGGCGGCATCGCCGCACTCGTCTACTGCTACGCACTGGGCCGCATCGGCCGCTTCGGCCCGCGGGCCACGGCCGCGCTGGTCACCGCGGCCCTGTTCGTCACCGTGACCCTGATGCCGTTCTTCAAGTACCCCGCCAATCCCCCCGCCGTCGGCGACCCGGAGACCGCCGCTCGGCGGACCGCCCTCCACCTCCTGATGATCGCCCTGAGCGCGCTGCTGGCGGCGGGCGCGCTGATCCTCGGCCGGCGGCTCGCGCCGAAGCTCGGCAACGGGAACGCGTCGATCGTCGCCGGCGGCGCCTTCGTCCTGGTCATCGGCGTCTCGTACGCCGTCCTGCCCGGGATCAACGAGGTCCCGGCAGGATTCCCGGCCGCGCTGATCTGGGACTTCCGCCTCGCGTCCCTGGCCATCCAGACCGCACTGTGGACGACTTTCGGCCTGGCCTTCGGCTATCTAGCCGAACGGGCCCTTGCGCCCGCCTCCCCACCCAAGGAGGCTGTGCAGCCGACGAGTTGA
- a CDS encoding CbtB domain-containing protein — protein MAHSAVPTTNAPAVAPISLSALAPWAVFVGILMLVLLYFVGAEQGATAVFEGETIHEWLHDGRHLLGFPCH, from the coding sequence ATGGCCCACTCCGCCGTGCCTACGACGAACGCCCCCGCCGTTGCCCCGATCTCGCTCTCCGCGCTGGCCCCCTGGGCCGTGTTCGTCGGGATCCTGATGCTGGTCCTGCTCTACTTCGTCGGCGCCGAGCAGGGCGCCACCGCGGTCTTCGAAGGCGAGACGATCCACGAGTGGCTGCACGACGGCCGCCACCTCCTCGGTTTCCCCTGCCACTGA
- a CDS encoding histidine phosphatase family protein, whose product MRGLDAGEWAGRTLDGVAAEDPAALQAWMTDPGYAPPGGESVDALIARVGAELAGLAAGTHRMAVEQAVVRAAVVYALELPAAAFWRLDVRPESVTTLTGRAGRWNLLVGRPEEAD is encoded by the coding sequence TTGCGCGGCCTGGACGCGGGGGAGTGGGCGGGGCGCACCCTGGACGGGGTGGCGGCCGAGGACCCGGCGGCCCTGCAGGCCTGGATGACGGACCCCGGGTACGCGCCACCGGGCGGCGAGTCCGTGGACGCGCTGATCGCCCGGGTCGGGGCGGAGCTGGCCGGGCTGGCCGCGGGCACCCACCGGATGGCGGTCGAGCAGGCCGTCGTACGGGCGGCCGTGGTGTACGCCCTGGAGCTGCCCGCGGCGGCCTTCTGGCGGCTGGACGTGCGACCGGAGTCGGTGACCACCCTCACCGGGCGGGCGGGGCGCTGGAACCTCCTGGTGGGCCGGCCGGAGGAAGCCGATTAG
- the pucL gene encoding factor-independent urate hydroxylase yields MSKHVLAQNQYGKAENRIVKVTRKGNGGTSQTESGGGSWHEIRDLNVSVALRGEFRDVHLTGDNANCLPTDTTKNTVYAFGKEHGIDSPEAFGILLAKHFVSSQQPIREAQIRIEEYVWDRIPVPTRKEQHSFVRKGQEVRTAQITYSETTGLQVISGLKDLTVMNSTNSEFHGYIKDKYTTLQEAYDRILATKVTARWAHSALAADDSSYDWDQAYKKVRKNMLEAFAETYSYSLQQTLNQMAERVLDNCPKVNEVRLNLPNKHHFLVDLEPFGLKNDNEVYFAADRMYGLIEGTVHRDGVQPVIATSDWIVA; encoded by the coding sequence ATGAGCAAGCACGTCCTGGCACAGAACCAGTACGGCAAGGCCGAGAACCGCATCGTCAAGGTCACCCGCAAGGGCAATGGGGGCACCTCCCAGACGGAGTCTGGGGGAGGTTCCTGGCACGAGATCCGCGACCTCAACGTCTCGGTCGCGCTCCGGGGCGAGTTCCGTGACGTCCACCTCACCGGCGACAACGCCAACTGCCTGCCGACCGACACCACCAAGAACACGGTGTACGCCTTCGGCAAGGAGCACGGCATCGACTCCCCAGAGGCCTTCGGCATCCTGCTCGCCAAGCACTTCGTCTCCTCGCAGCAGCCGATCCGCGAGGCGCAGATCCGCATCGAGGAGTACGTGTGGGACCGCATCCCGGTCCCGACGCGCAAGGAGCAGCACTCCTTCGTCCGCAAGGGCCAGGAGGTGCGCACCGCGCAGATCACCTACAGCGAGACGACGGGCCTGCAGGTCATCTCGGGTCTGAAGGACCTCACGGTGATGAACTCGACCAACTCCGAGTTCCACGGCTACATCAAGGACAAGTACACGACCCTCCAGGAGGCGTACGACCGCATCCTGGCGACCAAGGTCACCGCGCGCTGGGCGCACTCGGCGCTGGCCGCCGACGACTCCTCGTACGACTGGGACCAGGCGTACAAGAAGGTCCGCAAGAACATGCTGGAAGCCTTCGCGGAGACGTACTCGTACTCGCTGCAGCAGACCCTGAACCAGATGGCCGAGCGTGTGCTCGACAACTGCCCCAAGGTCAACGAGGTGCGCCTCAACCTCCCCAACAAGCACCACTTCCTCGTCGACCTGGAGCCCTTCGGCCTCAAGAACGACAACGAGGTCTACTTCGCGGCGGACCGGATGTACGGCCTGATCGAGGGCACCGTGCACCGCGACGGCGTGCAGCCGGTGATCGCCACGTCCGACTGGATCGTCGCGTAA
- a CDS encoding aspartate aminotransferase family protein — MNAEADALATVKDADRKHVFHSWSAQELIDPLAVAGAEGSYFWDYEGNRFLDFSSALVYTNIGYQHPKVTAAIQEQAAKLCTVAPGFAVDVRSEAARLIAERTPGDLDKIFFTNAGAEAVENAVRMARLHTGRPKVLSAYRSYHGATSTAINLTGDARRFGNDSATAGVVHFWGPFAYRSPFYAATEAEECERALRHLEDTIVFEGPQSIAAVILETVGGAPGVLVHPDGYLAGVRALCDRFGIVFILDEIMVGFGRTGRWFASEHWDMRPDLICFAKGVTSGYVPLGGVAISAAIAETFARRPYPGGLTYSGHVLACAAAVATINVMEEEGIVEQSARTGADLLGPGMRALAERHPSVGEVRGLGTFWALELVRNRETREPLVPYNAAGADNAPMAEFAAACKKGGLWPLVAGNRIHVAPACNIAPQDVAKGLEILDEALSVADAHTA, encoded by the coding sequence ATGAACGCAGAAGCCGACGCCCTCGCCACCGTGAAAGACGCTGACCGGAAGCACGTCTTCCACTCCTGGTCTGCACAGGAGCTCATCGACCCGCTCGCCGTCGCCGGTGCCGAGGGGTCGTACTTCTGGGACTACGAGGGCAACCGCTTCCTCGACTTCTCCAGCGCCCTCGTCTACACGAACATCGGCTACCAGCACCCGAAGGTCACCGCGGCCATCCAGGAGCAGGCGGCCAAGCTGTGCACCGTCGCGCCCGGCTTCGCCGTCGACGTGCGCTCCGAGGCGGCCCGGCTGATCGCCGAGCGCACCCCGGGCGACCTCGACAAGATCTTCTTCACCAACGCCGGGGCCGAGGCCGTGGAGAACGCCGTCCGCATGGCCCGGCTGCACACCGGCCGGCCCAAGGTGCTGTCCGCGTACCGCTCGTACCACGGCGCCACCTCCACCGCGATCAACCTGACCGGCGACGCCCGCCGCTTCGGCAACGACTCCGCGACCGCCGGCGTCGTGCACTTCTGGGGGCCCTTCGCCTACCGCTCGCCCTTCTACGCGGCCACGGAGGCCGAGGAGTGCGAGCGGGCCCTGCGGCACCTGGAGGACACCATCGTCTTCGAGGGCCCGCAGTCGATCGCCGCGGTCATCCTGGAGACCGTCGGCGGCGCCCCGGGCGTCCTCGTACACCCCGACGGCTACCTGGCCGGCGTGCGCGCGCTCTGCGACCGCTTCGGCATCGTCTTCATCCTCGACGAGATCATGGTCGGCTTCGGGCGCACCGGCCGGTGGTTCGCCTCCGAGCACTGGGACATGCGCCCCGACCTGATCTGCTTCGCCAAGGGCGTGACCAGCGGCTACGTACCGCTCGGCGGGGTCGCGATCTCCGCCGCGATCGCCGAGACCTTCGCCCGCCGGCCCTACCCGGGCGGGCTGACCTACTCCGGGCACGTGCTCGCCTGCGCCGCCGCCGTCGCGACGATCAACGTCATGGAGGAGGAGGGCATCGTCGAGCAGTCCGCCCGCACCGGCGCGGACCTGCTCGGCCCCGGCATGCGTGCGCTGGCCGAGCGGCACCCGTCGGTGGGCGAGGTCCGCGGCCTCGGCACGTTCTGGGCCCTGGAGCTCGTACGGAACCGGGAGACGCGCGAGCCGCTGGTCCCGTACAACGCCGCCGGGGCGGACAACGCGCCGATGGCCGAGTTCGCCGCCGCGTGCAAGAAGGGCGGGCTCTGGCCGCTCGTCGCCGGCAACCGCATCCACGTCGCGCCGGCCTGCAACATCGCGCCGCAGGACGTGGCCAAGGGGCTGGAGATCCTCGACGAGGCCCTCTCGGTGGCCGACGCGCACACGGCCTGA
- a CDS encoding PaaX family transcriptional regulator C-terminal domain-containing protein, which yields MAGGTGGTGGTGAVGGIPTRMVVHALVREDGTVEGGELYEVAGLLGMTDQQVRLCVKRLVTEGRFTVAGRGRRAVLHLAGAAGPTGAAGPGLPLVPEVEFVRHAYRQDRGLEPWDGVWHAFAFAVPESARAARDALRDALTGLGAAPVQGGLYVTPHAIGPYVRARAAELGLPEALSCLSTRDLVVGAATDPRALAARLWPLPEIAARYEALHALATGARSAEDAAPGSARADTVRPADGAGSANGAGPADGAVAGLARAIALAAAFSAAMVPDPLLPPELLPQPWAGATARAAAAAAWDRLAAAAPAEGPRLFRLYGEALA from the coding sequence ATGGCGGGCGGGACGGGCGGGACGGGCGGGACGGGCGCGGTGGGCGGGATCCCCACGCGGATGGTCGTGCACGCGCTGGTCCGGGAGGACGGGACGGTCGAGGGCGGCGAGCTGTACGAGGTCGCAGGGCTGCTCGGGATGACCGACCAGCAGGTGCGGCTGTGCGTGAAGCGGCTGGTGACCGAGGGGCGGTTCACGGTGGCGGGGCGCGGCCGGCGGGCCGTGCTTCACCTGGCGGGGGCCGCGGGGCCGACGGGCGCGGCGGGGCCGGGGCTGCCGCTCGTACCGGAGGTGGAGTTCGTCCGGCACGCGTACCGGCAGGACCGGGGGCTGGAGCCGTGGGACGGGGTCTGGCACGCCTTCGCCTTCGCCGTACCGGAATCCGCACGGGCCGCACGGGACGCCCTGCGGGACGCGCTGACCGGCCTGGGGGCGGCGCCGGTGCAGGGCGGCCTGTACGTCACGCCCCACGCCATCGGCCCGTACGTGCGGGCCCGGGCGGCGGAACTGGGCCTCCCGGAGGCGCTGAGCTGCCTGAGCACGCGCGATCTGGTGGTGGGCGCCGCCACGGACCCGCGGGCCCTGGCGGCCCGCCTGTGGCCCCTGCCGGAGATCGCCGCCCGCTACGAGGCCCTGCACGCCCTGGCCACCGGCGCCCGGTCGGCCGAGGACGCGGCGCCGGGGTCGGCGCGGGCCGACACCGTGCGGCCGGCGGACGGGGCCGGGTCGGCGAACGGGGCCGGGCCGGCGGACGGGGCGGTGGCAGGGCTGGCGCGGGCCATCGCGCTGGCCGCGGCCTTTTCCGCCGCGATGGTTCCGGATCCGCTGCTCCCGCCGGAGCTGCTGCCGCAGCCGTGGGCGGGGGCGACGGCCCGGGCGGCGGCGGCCGCGGCCTGGGACCGGCTCGCTGCCGCCGCTCCGGCCGAAGGGCCACGCCTGTTCCGCCTGTACGGCGAGGCCCTGGCCTGA
- a CDS encoding GNAT family N-acetyltransferase gives MTTLLREVPEGTEERVAELHWEAFGGKLGTALGPPEAGRRFITGHLHRDRGVTALSEDGGRVVGVAGYQLAGRGLIGGDAAAVRAAYGPVRGLWRVFLLALLERTPARGELVMDGIAVDPAERGRGIGGLLLREVEAIAAEQGCRRIRLDVVAENPRARALYERHGFRAVRVQRTPWLRDVLGFGGVTTMHKAVTR, from the coding sequence ATGACGACATTGCTGCGCGAGGTGCCCGAGGGCACCGAGGAGCGGGTGGCCGAGCTGCACTGGGAGGCCTTCGGCGGAAAGCTGGGCACCGCCCTCGGCCCCCCGGAGGCAGGGCGGCGGTTCATCACGGGCCACCTGCACCGGGACCGGGGCGTGACGGCCCTGTCGGAGGACGGCGGCCGAGTGGTCGGCGTGGCGGGCTACCAGCTGGCCGGGCGCGGCCTGATCGGCGGCGACGCGGCCGCGGTCAGAGCGGCGTACGGGCCCGTCCGGGGCCTGTGGCGGGTCTTCCTGCTGGCCCTGCTGGAGCGCACCCCGGCCCGCGGCGAGCTGGTCATGGACGGCATCGCCGTGGACCCCGCCGAGCGGGGCCGGGGCATCGGCGGCCTGCTGCTGCGGGAGGTCGAGGCGATCGCGGCGGAACAGGGGTGCCGGCGGATCCGGCTGGACGTGGTCGCGGAGAACCCGCGGGCGCGGGCACTGTACGAACGGCACGGGTTCCGGGCGGTCCGGGTGCAGCGGACGCCCTGGCTGCGCGACGTGCTGGGCTTCGGGGGCGTGACGACGATGCACAAGGCGGTGACGCGGTGA